TTCGCCAGTCAGAATGTCGACTGCGACGATGCGATAGGTTTCCGGAGTCGCCTTGCCGCGACGAGCTAGTTTATCTTCGATCGGTTTTGGCAACCGGTCCAGGCAGAAGACAGTGCCGTCGCCAGCCGCAATTCCGTTGTGCAGAAAACTGTGTCGTGCGTCCAGTTTCCAGAGTTGTTTTCCACTGTGGCGATCGAAGGCAATCAGCCCGGCGCTCGCTGAAGTGTCGAAGCTTTTTGAACCGAAGCCGGTCGAATTCCGACTTAGCTTCCCGTCACTTTCTGAAAAATCAAGACCGTGACGTGTCCGGAAGTTTGCGAAGCCGTTACCGGCCAGCAGCACATCCTTGTAGACACCGATGTAGCCCCACAACGGCTGCTGGCCGTCTGACTTCGGCAATGAGATCGTTTTTACTGTTTTACCGTTCGACGGATCCAGAAGCAGGCAGGCGCCACCGACGGCAAGATAGACGGCCTCCGACGTGACCACGTAATTCGTCCCGCGCCCGTTGGCTCCGGGGATGTGAACCTGGTTGTAGGCTGTGTCCAGCGGAGTGTCTTTGTAGGTGTCGTCAAAGTAGATGTCGGACGTCCCGAGGTCCTCGAAAACGCGGTGCCAGATGACTCGGCCCGTATAGACGTCTCGGCAACTTAGCGAGTTATGTCCTTCGACATACAGCCGGCCATCGACAACCTGTTCCGGCGGCCCGTGACCATGACGCGGCAAAACGTCTTCGTTTGAACTTCCGCCGAACCACAGCAGACCCAACGGCGCCTTGACTCGACTGTCATCCGATTTCACAGTGTTGGCGACATCGCCGTATTGGTGAGTCCAGTCTGCAGATCCGGTCAGCGCGCCCACGCGTGTTACAACCGCTTGATTGTTTGCCAGGTTCACGGTCGCGTTTTCAAGATCAGCCTGCTTCAGGGCATCGCCAACAGCTTTCGGCACAGCACTGTCGTGCAGAACGATCAAGGTTCCGCCATACGGTCGCACGCTGTCAAACGCGGCATTCAATTCACCAGCGTCACTGACGAGTGGCTTGGCGAACTGTTCACCGACGATGACCGCGTTGGCAATGTATTGCGGCGCTCGGTACGACTTGGGTGTCCCCGTGTGAACCGTGATGCGTGAGCCGTACAGACCAGCCGCGTCAAAGTGCCGTCGCAGGCGTTCGACGGATTCTTGATCTTCGTTGACGACGACAAGCTGCACTTTCGACGCTGCCAGCACGCCGAAAATTTGAGCTGCATCGTGGGCACCAAACCACAGCACGTAGCCGCCGCTTGAATCGACATTCTGAAGAAGTGACTTCGCGAAATCAGCATTTGCTGGGTGGTTTGCTGGTGCCGCACGGTTCGCATCAACGACCGGCGAACCGCTTCCACGACCTTCGCCGAAGACATGAATCTGGCCGTCCAACGTGACGGCCGCCAGACGCTGGTTGGCGGCCACCAGTCGAAGAACTTCGCCTGCAACTTTGAACGATGAACCAACGTGAGGCGGCTTTCGTAGATCGTCCGCTAATTTGATGGCTGTGATTGATCCTTCGCCAGCGGCGTACAGCGTGTCGCCAGCCAGAATCAGATCGCCGCGTCCGTCAGCTTCGACTTCCCACACCAGCTTCTTTTGAGTCTTCTTGTCCACGTCGTGAACGTCGAACGCCTGCACGACGGGCTTGTCATCTCGCATCAGAAAGGTATAGATCAGTTCGTCAGTCAGCACTGGTTCGTTGACCACGAATGATGTCTTCTTTCCGTCTTCCAGATTGTGACCTCGTACGCCACGCAGCCGTGTGTGGACGTAGAATTCGTCACGGTGAGCGATCACCAGTGAACCACCGGTCCCTTTTCCGCCGGCGTTGATGTCGAAGTACTTCTGTTGGCCGGTCGTGCGATCCAGCACGGCTGGCACACTGCGACCGCCCGGTACAATTAAGCTGTCTCCTGCAACGCCGAGCGTCCCCTGTGGAGCGACGCCGGCAAACGAAGGAGCACTGTGGGGTTGCTTGATGTAGTCAGCAGACGTGGCGTCATTCACCCACAACACACTGCCATCAGCAGGATCGATGGCGTAGATAAACGTCCCCATGAACGGCCAGATGCTCGCCGCAAAGTACACCGTGTCATCGACAACAACAGGGCCACCGCGCGCCGGCCATGCTGAAATGACGCGTTCGTTGCCCAGAACTTTGCGGTCCGACGGTCCGCCGCGACGTTTCCAAACCAAGCTGCCGTCATCGGCATTCACGCAGTGAAGGTACCCATCGTCACTAACGCAGATCACGCGATCCTTCCACGCCACTGGAGGAAAGCGGATCGGGCCATCGGTGAAGTAAGACCACAATTCGGTCCCATCAGCCAGATTCAGAGCAACAATTTTGTCAGTGTCGTTGAAGCCGACGAACATTCGACCGTCGCTGATGATCGGTTCGAAAATCCGGTCATACGGCATCAGGTCATGGTTGAGCGGATCGTCCCACACCTGCTCACGCTGACTGTAGCGACGTGTCCATTGCAGGTTCAGCTCCGCGGGCAACGCGTTGGCAGACGCTGCCGTATGGCCAGCATCGAATCGCCATTGAGGCCAATCATCGTTCGCAAAAACATCGAGACTGGTGATGCTGAGAAGGACGACGGCGGTCAAGCAACGAAACACGTTCATTTGACACCTCTAAGGATCCAACAAGTGGTTCGGGGGCGGGGAGGTCGGCGGGAGTGTCACTGTAACGCCGCAGACGCAGCCAACAAAGCGGCTGTCTACCGTTCACCACAAAAATTAACGGGACTCGTCGGCTATGCTGCATTATTGAACTGAGCCAGCAATAACTGAGTTCACTTTCCATAGCCGGCGGGCGGCCACCGCATGCTGCCGCAATGTCCGCAGCTCATGACGGAGTCGTCTATTCTTCGATGATGGGAAAGCGGTTGAACAGTACGCACCAGTTCCACAGTGGATACGGTTGGCCGGCTCGCGTGCCATAGGCTGTGTCGCCAAACTTATGGATGGCCTGTTCGGGATCGGAATCCCGCAGGTTGCCGTATGAAAAACATCGCAGTGCTGTCAGAGTCTGCCCCACGGCAAAGTCCTTGCCGTTCCGGCGTTCACGATTTTCAAAGCTTAGGATGATGTTGCCATCGACTTCAGTCACTTGCCGAATGGGAGCTCGAGCGTAGTTGTCGCCGGAATCCATGTTGGTCACGTGAAAGGCGCCTTCGGCCTGCAATCTTTTTAGTCGATTGTCCAAGGGCCCGGCGATCACCAGTTCCGTTGTTGGCTCAGTGTCGCGCGGTGGTCCTTTTTGAATCTCCAGGATTTTTCCCAATTGACCAGCATACGGCAGTCCGTAGCTCAACGTGCAGGTCGTTCCTTCTTTCACCGGCGACTTCAAGCGGATGCGAACGCTTGTTGGCGATTTGATTTCCACATCCTTTATTGCCAGGACCGCTCGGTTCGCGTCGCGGATCTGGAATCCATACAGCGAATGGAAAGCGTCTCCCAGCGGATACTGCTCACCCGCCAGGAACGACTTGTCCAGCACGAGCGGAGGGCGCGGAACATCGAATTCTGCTACGACGCTGCCACGGTCAGAAGCCAGCGATGCTGCTAGAGGACGCAGTGGCTGCCAGTCTTCGCCTTCGACAAGAGTTCGATGAATGACCTTGGCCACTTGTTCGCCGTACCAGCGTTCGCCGTCGGCAGACATATGAATCGGATCACCGTGCCGACTCGCGTAGCGGCTGTTGACGCCACTAGGAATCATGTAGTGAGGACCAACCATCGTGATGTTGGCGTCGCGGTCTGCCGCCATCAACTGAGCTTCACCCGCTGGCCCCTGAGTTTGATACGTGAACATTGGAATGTCATCCGCCTGCCCGGTGATCAATTTCAGATCGCGAGACCATTGCTGTCGGTAGTCAACTAAACGGTCGCGGTACCATTCCTGTCCGTCGGGACGTTGAAGTTCCTCGCCCCAACGACTGGGATTGATTCCTCCGGTTGGTCCGCCGTTGGCTTCTCCTTGCATCCAGATCAACGCAGCAATCGAAAATGTCTTGCCCAGAGATTCCGCCTGAACATAAGCGCGTCGCGCGTCGTCGAGACTGGTTTTGTAGTACCCACCGCCATGCCGTCGATTCTCCGGGGTTCGAGCATCATTCGACTGATCGACGCTGGATAGTTCATCAATCAATCGTCCTCCCTGCCCTGCATAGGTTACAAGCAATTGAGGATTCTGCGTGCGCTTCTGTGTGGTGCCCGAAAGCGATGCTACCAGACGCGACTTCAAATGATCGGCCATGCCATTGGCGATCGTTTCGCCCAGGCCGCCAGACTGAGTCGCCGTGAGTGGGGCGAAGGTAAACTGAGCGTCAGGCCGTTTCTCCGGTTCCACGCAATGTTGCCGCGCAGCCCAGGTGCGGACTCCACGATGGAACATAATATTCCCCCAGCCGGAATCGGTCGGGGTCACGACTGGCACGGATTCCGCCCCTTCACACAACGATTGCCCCATCATCCACAACCCAACGATATCCTGTTGGAAGGCCGAATGATCAGGCGACGTAGTTTCTTTTCTTTGCGAGGCTTCGTCGCATAAACCGGGGCACACCAACAAGGCAACAAGGCCAGCCATTCGGGGAAATTGCATCATGTTCGCCGTTTTTTCAATTGCTGGATAAAGCGTTATGTATTGTGTTGAGGCAGATTATATGAGGTGAAAGCAGCGATTCGCCCCATCGAAAGCAAGCTCAAAGCTACTCGCAATACCTGCTCACCCGTCGTTGGTCCGTCAGAACCTTCGGCATGGTAGCGGGCCGGATTTCCTGTCGTCTTTGTAACGCAGCCCAACGTCAACGCCCAGCGCCTTCATCTAACTTTACAAACATCAGGCCGGATACCGCGCGTGCGTTGGGGGCTGCTTCCGCGCTGGCTACGCTTCAACTATGTTGCCGCTGCAAGCGTCCCAACGATCCTGACGCTTATTGACACGGACTCAAGAGTTTAGGCATTCCAACTCAACGAACTCGCAATCAGGGAAGAACTGCAATTTCAACGCGCCGATTAGCTATTCATGATGGCCATCCCCTGGCCTGATTGGTGGGGACGACGGATCGAATGAATGCGTTGGTCACTATAAATCGAGCTTCGGTCGGGGTCGGACGGCAATGGGCTGGAAGATCCATGGGAAACGTTCCAGTCCGGTTTCGGGTTGTCGTGACATTGTCCAGCGCAGCCAGTCGGTGTTGACGATATCAATGCATAGCTTCAACCCTCCGGTTTCCGATCCAGCTCGCAAATGATAACCGGGCGGCACGGCTTTTGTGGTCAGCAGAATCGGGCGGCGTTCCGTCGGAGTTGCCTCCAATTTTGAATAGGCGACCCAGACATGATTGCTGGCTGGCCAGGATGCCACGTTCAGATCGTATAACAAGACAACATCCGACCAGCGACACGCTTCCTGATAATTGTCCGTTTGAAATGTCGTTAGGGCGCCGAGGTCTCGGTTGAGCGTGAATACTGGGCGTGAGCGAGGCCAGCAGAGCGCAAGGCAGACGGCCATAGATATGATTGCAACCACCGAGGTTTGCCATGACCGATGCATTTTGTCCCTCGTTTGCCCGATGCACCACAGCATCACGGTCGGGGGTAACAGCGGGACCAGATAGTGAAGGTTCTTTGACGCTGAACAAAGCACAATCGTGAGATAGCACAAAATGACGGTCGCGACAGTTTGCTCCCAACTCGATCGAAACAATGCTCGAATCACGGCCACCGCCGGCAATCCTCCGCAACCCAGGACGAAGTACCCTGTGTAGATTCCGTTGGCATACAATCGAGGGTACGGCGCGAAGAAGTCGACGATGTATTCGCCCTGCAAGGTTGCTCGCCAGCCTTCCAACAAACCTTCACTCCAGCCCCACAGGACATACGACCCTGCAATCCCGGCCAGAGCTGTTGCTCCCATTATGCCCGCTTTCAACAAACGAGTTCTCTCCATCGGCCGCCAAAACAATGCGGCGATACCCGTAAGTACAAACATCACCGGCCCGGCATACAGAACCAGCGAGCCCAGAACAGTAGCAACGATGTAGGCCGCGCAATCTTTTTGCAGCAGAGCATCGAACGACAGCAGCAGGCAGAGCGTAAACAGGGCGTCGGGAACGCCGGGATTTGCCAGGTCCGCCATATAGGGGTTGTAGCCCACGTAAAACGTATTCCACAGCGTCACCAAAAGAACGCTTAGCGACATAACCGTCGCCGTTCCCCAGGTGACGTTCCCGAAATGTTTGATCATCCGAAAGCACACCAGCAGAATACCCAGCCAACACACCCAATAAGAAAGGCGAGTTGCCAGTTCATGATCGCCCAGCAGCACCTGCAGCCCGACGGTCCAATAGGAATTGATCAATGCCGGATTAACGATCACCGCACCGAAGCGATCGATTGTTTCAATTTCCCAGGTCGGCAGTACGTGCTGACGAAGGCTGCGAGCCAGTTCGAGGCTCTCAACGCCATCACCGTTGAAGCACTGCAGGAACTGTTCAGAACTAAACAGCAACACACCGGCGATGATGGTCGTGATGCTCACGCCGACTGCTTTGCGATGCCGTTGCCAAAACGATGCAAGTTCCGAAAACGATTCGCCGCTTCTGCTGACGACGATTGCCAGCCCGATTGACCAGACCAACCAGCCGACAAAGAAACTCAGACGGTCAATCCCCACGGTCGGCCGCAACACCAGGCACAATAGAAACAGTGCCAGCGAGTTAAAGGCGAAACTCCAGACATGAGTAGTCGAACGAAATCTGGTGCGGCTGCGGAATGCCAGCAGGCCGAGCACTGCGGGCGTTCCGAACAGGAACAAGGTCGCTCCTGCCGCAATCAGCACCAGTGCCGTCAGATGAGTGATCGATATCTCGCCCGCCGATCTGGGATCGAAACAGGCAGCCGACCAGAAGTCGGTTTGACCGGTCGTCTTCGCCAACGCCCATGCCGCCAGCAGGTACATGGCCGCGGGAATCAATGGGCTGAGTACGACAAGCCAGCGTGCGCGCCTCGTGGCACTATTGGGAATGTTTGCGGGTACGGTCACGTCGTCTCTGAGCGGTAAGAGGCCAATCGATAGTCATGAAGGATCATCACGGTTCCAGCGGAAGAATCCAGGGCTGATGCCGCCACGACCTGTGCTGCATCGCCAGGTCGGTGTCCGGGGCGAGCAGTGGTTGTTGCTCACGGCCGTTTAATGAGACCGACGTCAGTGCACGAATTTGAACATCTTCATACCCAGCAGCACGCATTTCGTTGGCCAGAAAGTGGCTGAATTCCAGAATCAGGTCGGGATGCCCGGACATCCGGATCACTTGTTTTTCTGTCAGCGAAGTTGGGGGCCGAATGTGCCACGTCCGCTGAGCAGCGGGCGAAGATGCCACGAAAACAACGTCGCGACACGCTTTGACTCGATGCATAAGCCGCCATGAAAAATTCTGGCCTTCTTCCGTCCAGTTGGGATTGCCGGGATAAAGATGATGCCGCAGCGGAATCAAAAGCTGGGTGGTCACGTAGACCGCTAAAAACGCCAGCGTCCACCATTGACCTGCAAAGTTTGTTTCTGCGGTCGGATTTGCCAATCCGTTGGGCACGCCTTTGCAACGTTTCGCTGCTGCTTGCCAAAACAGAAAACGACGCGGCCAGGATGGTTCGAAGAAAATTGTCGTCAACGCGATCATCAGCCACGGAAAGATTCCGATGTCAAACAGAAGTACATTCAGGAGGTGAAATCCGATTGCGACGAGGAACGCGAACGTTCGAGTCGGACGCCACAGCAGCAAGGGGATGATCAGGAGGTCGAATGCCAGGCCGCCATAGCTGAATAACGCGATCATCCATTCCTCGCGGAAAAACGCCCCGAGGATCGGGAAATCTGTTTCCCGGGCAAGCAACAAACGGACAGGTTGCAAGCGGATGATCCAATCCTGCTCGAGTTTCGCGAAGCCTGAATAGACATACACAATTCCCACTTGGAATCTCACCAACCACAACATCCAAACCGGCACAACAGACAAACGCAATTTGGGACGCCAACAGACATCCAGAGAAAAACTGCCGTGCGCCGGCACGACGGCCAGAATACCGCTCAGCAAAATTATCAGGTAGTAATGGTTGTGATACGCGGTTCGGTCCAGCAACAGTACATAGGTAAATCCCACGCAGAACAGCAGTGCGGCATAGCGATAGAACAATCCCAAAACGATGCATGCGGCCAGAACACTGAGTGCAGCAAAATGCAATCGCATGCCGGGCTCCGGCCAGGGGTGCACCCAGTTGAATCCGAGGTAGCGGAAGTGAAACTGATCGGAATCGTAAAGGGCGTCGATGGCTCCAGACTGAAACAGCTCCCGCAAATGCCACAGCAAAATTGTGCCAAAGGCAATTCGTATGAACACAAGGCTCGCAATGTCCACGGGGCGAAACAGTCGGCTCAGCACGGTCGGGCGATCTTTAGCAAGACCCACGACATCGGTTGTGGTTCCAGCCATCATAAAGAACCCGCATCTTCTGTCGCGGCGGGAAACAGTTCTGGAAAATCCTCTGCCCAGTCTCGCACTGGCACGTTCCATAGTTGCTCAGGCACTGCCTCCGTCAGGGGGAGCACGAATGGCCGGTGGAACATCGAACGTTGTTCCTGCGACAAATCCAGTTCGGGATCGATTAACAGCTGAGGCCGCCGCCCATTTAACGACACAAGTGCGACGGCGTGAATCTCGAAGTTTTCAAAGCCGTCCTTTTGAAAGCCTTCCGAAAGACGGTGAGCAAGCTGCAGAATCAGATCGGGATCGCTGATCAGTCGTCGATATTGAAACCGCGACAACATCGGGCGAACGTCAATCGGCAGCCGTTGCGACGTTCCAGGCTTGACGGCATGAAACGCGACGCCCCCTCGTTTGTGGTTGAGCATCATTCGCCACGCAAAGTTGTCTCCTTCGCCCGTCCAGCTCGGATTGCCGGGATACAGGTGATGGCGAAATGGGACCAGCAGTTGCACTACAACAAATAACAGCAGGACGAACACCGTCGCGGTATTAGGATCTTTTTCAGCGGCGGCAACAGGTTCGGTGATCTCCACAGCCGGACGCTGGTCTGACGCCTGGTTGCGGCCCCCAAACCGCATGGCTCGACGAGGCCAATCTGGCGGGAGAAACAGCGTCGTTGCGGCGATCATCAGCCATGGAAACACACCGATATCAAACAGAACGGCGTTGATGGTGTGAAACAAAGCCGCGATCGCGAAGGCGGCCATCCGAGTTCTCGGCCACAGTAGGCACGGCACGATTGGCAAATCAAACAGCAGACCGCCGTAGACGATACTCCAGGCAGCCGTGTTGTGTTGCAGCCAGCTGCCAATGAACGGAACGTCCAGGCGTTCCTGCAGCCCCAATTGGACAGCCGCGCCCTGCAGCCAGTCGCGATCAAGTTTTGCGATGCCAGCATAAATATACGGAATCGCAATCTGAAATCGCAGCAGCCACAGTGTCCAGGCGGGCGTCGTCGAACCGGAATGTCTGCCCGGCCGCAGGCTGTCGCCCGACCAAACTCGGTGCGCCGGAACGAATGCCATGACGAAACAGAGCAGGCATATTAAATATTCATGATTCAGGTAGTAAGTTTTTTCCAACAGGAACAGATACAGGGGGATTGCACGTTAAGTCATTTGCCGAACAGGACTTTCGCGAGGTATGTCTCATCCCAGGCAGCATTGAGTCTTTTGTTTTTGATCCCCACCTTGGCTGTGGATTCGTTTTTCAGAAGACTCAACGCCGTGCGGCGAAGGATGCTGAAGTTCATATCTGCGTGGCCTTTGCGGATCCTCGATTGATCTTCCTGGAAAGTGACGTCCAGTTGCCAATGCAAATTGTTCTCGACACCCCAATGGCTCCGCACAGCTTCGGCGAAACGACGGCCGGAGACATAACGGCTTAAAATGTAATAGCGGATGCCGATGCACATTTTGCCGTCGCGGAGAGTGTTGTTGATCGCGATCCCGATCGCCTTCAGGTTCTTCCAGCGATGTGCGTCCGGAAGATCCTCCGGCGCACGACAGATCAGATACTGTCGCAAATCTTCGCGGCCGCCGGTGTTTTCTTTCGTTTCAAATCGTCGCACCGGACAGCGTGCAAAGTCATCTTCCAAATGGTCGGCGAAGAACGCGACAAGACCTGCGTGTAGCGTGGGCTGATTGCCTTTCGCGGCAAGACAATAGTCCGCCTCTGCGTCGACAATCTTCGACGCGATTTCCGTTTGGCAACCCATGGCGTCAATCGTCACTAAAGCACCGGAAACCTCGATCAATTCCAGCAGTTTGGGAATCGCCGTAATCTCATTACTCTTCGCATCGACGACGACTTGCCCGAGACTGATATGATTGGCTGTGGCCCATGCACTGACCATGTGGATGGCCGACTTGCCACTGGCTTTGTCATAGCTGCGACGGAGTGTCTTACCATCGATCGCGATGATTTGTCCGTCACTGATTTTCTGCAGAGAAGTGATCCAATTCAGTAAGCACTTTTCAAATTCTGCAGGACGAATCAGAGCGAGGATGGCGTTGAAACGATCGTGCGACGGAATCCCTGCGGACAGATCGAGATACTTCGCAAACCAATCTCGTTTCGTTCTGCCAAACTTCGCAATCGCGACAAAATCATCCGCGCCACTGATCACAGCACAGACTGCAATGAACAGAATATTTTGAAGCGGATAGACCGGCTCACCGCGCCTTGGATCCGTAACATCAGAGAAATGATCGACAAAACTGGTGGACAAAGGCATGGCAGGAATCCTTTCGCGGCTCAAACATTTCAGCACACATAGCAGCGTGAAACATCACACTGACACTGAAGGTTGCCATCTATACCATCTTATCCAATGTCGCGCAATCCGCCTAGGAACAGATACGTGTAGCCGCCGCAAAAGAGGGCAACCGCAATTCTGTAGAACACCCCCAGCATGATAAACAATGCCAGCACGCCCATTACGAAAACCAGCAGGTGCATTGCCACGGCTGGCAAAGGACGAACCCAGCCGAAGCCGAAATACGTGAAGTGAAGACGCTGCGCTATGTATTCCGACTGCACTCCACCGTGCAACAGAAAGTACCAGACCTTCCAAGCGAGCAGCATTCCGAACAGGATTCGAAAGCAAGCCAGCGAAGCAACGTCGACGGGGGCACACAATCGGCGCCGGATGGCAGAAGAACGAGTGGATTCCGTCACGCGTGCCTCCACATCATCCGGTTTGAACTCACACGCCAGCCTGCCGCATGCGTACATGCTTTGCTACACTTTCGCTGACTGTTATCCACGACTAAGAAAAACTGCGGCTGAGCACATGCAGCAGGAGCATCACATTGAAACGGCGTGTCTTTTTGACTGGCGGTACGGGGCAGGGCCAGCGCGCACTTTGGGCAATTTAGGCTGGCGCGACAAGTGAGTATTGGTTAGTCTTTTCGTGTCGTAACATCGGACTTCACGAGGAGAGGACAAGAGATGTCGACAGTTGAACTGGCGGTCACCCAGGAGCTGACAGGAAACATTGTTCATTACTTTGATCAATTGAAAGACCCGCGTTCCAACATCAATCGTCTGCATCTGCTTGGTGATGTGATTGTGATCGCCATTTGCGGAGTGCTGGCCAACGCCGACGGCCCCAGTGCGATTGCGGAATGGGCGCGACTGAATGCCGATGGCCTGCAGAAACACCTGGCACTTCCGCATGGCATTCCGAAAAAAGATACGTACCGGCGCGTCCTTTCTCTCCTGAAGCCGAACGACTTTCAAGCGTGCTTCGTGCAATGGATTGAATCGCTGGAAGGACTTTCCGACGAACAGAAAGAAGGCTACAGAAAACAGATTGCGATTGATGGCAAAGCACTCCGTCGATCACATGACAAAAAGAATGGGCTGGGTGCGTTGTTCATCGTGAGTGCGTGGGCTTCTGATCAGGGGATTTCTCTGGGACAGGTGGCGACGGAAGAGAAGTCGAACGAGATCACCGCGATCCCGAAATTACTGAACGAAATCAATATCGATGAGGCGATCATTACGATTGACGCAGCGGGTTGTCAAAAAAACATTGCGCAGCAGATCGTGTCTGGCAATGCAGACTATGTGTTAGCCCTGAAAGGCAACCAACCGAAACTCTATGAGGTCGTGCAGAAGTTTTTTCTCGATCACCTGGAGGATGACTTCGCTCGCTGTCCCGTCAGTCGCTATGAAGAAACAGAGAAGGGACACGGTCGGCAGGAACAGAGAATCTACTATCAGGCGACCGTGCCTGTCGATTTTGACGTGGGCCACAAATGGGCCGGACTCAAGACCATCGGAACGGCGATCCGAATGTACGAGCAGGACGGCATTCATCATTCTGACGTTCGCTACTACATCAGCAGTCTGCGTCGCAAAGGCGAGCTGTTCGCAACAACGGTTCGTGGTCACTGGGCCATAGAAAACACGCTGCACTGGAGTCTCGACATGACCTACCGCGAGGATGAGAGTCGAGTCCGAAACCGAATCTTCGCGAACAATTTGTCATGGCTCAGACGACTCACACTCAGCCTCATCAAGAAACATCCTGGCAAACAAAGCAACGTCATGAAAAGAAGAATGGCCGGATGGAACATTGACTATTTGATGCAAATCCTTACCGGCAAAACAACTTAGTATGCGCTGGCCCTGGGGTACGGGGTACATCGGAACGCCCTTGGTCAAACGACTGCTGCAAAGTGATGCCATCGACGAAGTGAACTGCCTGATCCGCACGACAGCCGATTCCGATCGTTTCCCTTCGAGGTCGCTTTTGCGATATTCCGTCGGAGACATCACTCAACCGGCGGCGTACGCAGGCGAATTGAAACAGTGTGACACGCTGATTCATATGGCGGCTGCGACAGGAAAGGTTTCGAAGGCTGAGCATTGGCGGGTTAATTGTGAGGGGACCAAAAATCTGGTTGACGCGAGTGTTGCGGCTGGAATTCGTCACTTCATCTTCATCAGTTCCATCGCCGCCGGGTATCCCGACAACAAATACTACCACTATGCTCAGGCAAAATCCGCAGCGGAACAATATGTACTAAACAGTCCGCTGCAGGCGACCGTGGTTCGACCGACCATTGTGACCGGGCACGACGCTCCCGTCACCCAAGGACTGCGGAAGCTGCGAATGGGGCGGTTGCTTTTGCTGTTCGGAACGGGTGAAGTATGCGTTCAGCCGGTTTCGGTCAGCGACCTTGTCGAAGTTTTACACGA
This DNA window, taken from Fuerstiella marisgermanici, encodes the following:
- a CDS encoding PQQ-binding-like beta-propeller repeat protein — translated: MNVFRCLTAVVLLSITSLDVFANDDWPQWRFDAGHTAASANALPAELNLQWTRRYSQREQVWDDPLNHDLMPYDRIFEPIISDGRMFVGFNDTDKIVALNLADGTELWSYFTDGPIRFPPVAWKDRVICVSDDGYLHCVNADDGSLVWKRRGGPSDRKVLGNERVISAWPARGGPVVVDDTVYFAASIWPFMGTFIYAIDPADGSVLWVNDATSADYIKQPHSAPSFAGVAPQGTLGVAGDSLIVPGGRSVPAVLDRTTGQQKYFDINAGGKGTGGSLVIAHRDEFYVHTRLRGVRGHNLEDGKKTSFVVNEPVLTDELIYTFLMRDDKPVVQAFDVHDVDKKTQKKLVWEVEADGRGDLILAGDTLYAAGEGSITAIKLADDLRKPPHVGSSFKVAGEVLRLVAANQRLAAVTLDGQIHVFGEGRGSGSPVVDANRAAPANHPANADFAKSLLQNVDSSGGYVLWFGAHDAAQIFGVLAASKVQLVVVNEDQESVERLRRHFDAAGLYGSRITVHTGTPKSYRAPQYIANAVIVGEQFAKPLVSDAGELNAAFDSVRPYGGTLIVLHDSAVPKAVGDALKQADLENATVNLANNQAVVTRVGALTGSADWTHQYGDVANTVKSDDSRVKAPLGLLWFGGSSNEDVLPRHGHGPPEQVVDGRLYVEGHNSLSCRDVYTGRVIWHRVFEDLGTSDIYFDDTYKDTPLDTAYNQVHIPGANGRGTNYVVTSEAVYLAVGGACLLLDPSNGKTVKTISLPKSDGQQPLWGYIGVYKDVLLAGNGFANFRTRHGLDFSESDGKLSRNSTGFGSKSFDTSASAGLIAFDRHSGKQLWKLDARHSFLHNGIAAGDGTVFCLDRLPKPIEDKLARRGKATPETYRIVAVDILTGEEKWENNDRIFGSWISYSDEHKLLLQAGASASDRLKSEVGGGMAVLHAADGTTKWRVDDRKYSGPCMLHGTTILTNANSYQLSAGAFNLLDGSPVLATNPLTGEQQTWQVCRAYGCNNIIASENLLTFRSGAAGYYDLTTRGGTGNLGGFKSGCTANLVVANGILNAPDYTRTCSCGYQNQTSVGLVHMPEMEMWTVNHEARLTKPGARVERIGINFGAPGDRIDANGTLWMEWPPVGGEYADVKIRVDGKPDWYRTSSLTLDGDSPAWIGASGVTNADRITIPMKIHEDDAGGLVFEIAKTSDDAEEDEDGDVELGSSDLELVQDGSNQHIGLRFDKVSIPRGTKIRSAAIQFTTDEKTSDATELIVQAIDSADPATFAEKPHNVTSRKLMSQQVKWAPKPWKKEDEAGELQRTPDLKELVQQLVNRPDWKPGNAIGFVISGKGKRVAQSSRKGTGGPRLIIDAGTPAPRTPSVPESHPHTVRLHFAAPDVISASAATFSVSLQGEKVIDNLDIAEATSDEKQTFVREFTNVEIGGELTIDLTATQGQTVLCGVEIVREIE
- a CDS encoding phosphate ABC transporter substrate-binding protein; the protein is MMQFPRMAGLVALLVCPGLCDEASQRKETTSPDHSAFQQDIVGLWMMGQSLCEGAESVPVVTPTDSGWGNIMFHRGVRTWAARQHCVEPEKRPDAQFTFAPLTATQSGGLGETIANGMADHLKSRLVASLSGTTQKRTQNPQLLVTYAGQGGRLIDELSSVDQSNDARTPENRRHGGGYYKTSLDDARRAYVQAESLGKTFSIAALIWMQGEANGGPTGGINPSRWGEELQRPDGQEWYRDRLVDYRQQWSRDLKLITGQADDIPMFTYQTQGPAGEAQLMAADRDANITMVGPHYMIPSGVNSRYASRHGDPIHMSADGERWYGEQVAKVIHRTLVEGEDWQPLRPLAASLASDRGSVVAEFDVPRPPLVLDKSFLAGEQYPLGDAFHSLYGFQIRDANRAVLAIKDVEIKSPTSVRIRLKSPVKEGTTCTLSYGLPYAGQLGKILEIQKGPPRDTEPTTELVIAGPLDNRLKRLQAEGAFHVTNMDSGDNYARAPIRQVTEVDGNIILSFENRERRNGKDFAVGQTLTALRCFSYGNLRDSDPEQAIHKFGDTAYGTRAGQPYPLWNWCVLFNRFPIIEE
- a CDS encoding HTTM domain-containing protein; this encodes MMAGTTTDVVGLAKDRPTVLSRLFRPVDIASLVFIRIAFGTILLWHLRELFQSGAIDALYDSDQFHFRYLGFNWVHPWPEPGMRLHFAALSVLAACIVLGLFYRYAALLFCVGFTYVLLLDRTAYHNHYYLIILLSGILAVVPAHGSFSLDVCWRPKLRLSVVPVWMLWLVRFQVGIVYVYSGFAKLEQDWIIRLQPVRLLLARETDFPILGAFFREEWMIALFSYGGLAFDLLIIPLLLWRPTRTFAFLVAIGFHLLNVLLFDIGIFPWLMIALTTIFFEPSWPRRFLFWQAAAKRCKGVPNGLANPTAETNFAGQWWTLAFLAVYVTTQLLIPLRHHLYPGNPNWTEEGQNFSWRLMHRVKACRDVVFVASSPAAQRTWHIRPPTSLTEKQVIRMSGHPDLILEFSHFLANEMRAAGYEDVQIRALTSVSLNGREQQPLLAPDTDLAMQHRSWRHQPWILPLEP